The Paenibacillus spongiae nucleotide sequence CCTCGATCAGCAGAACAGGCTTGCCTTGCAGAATATGCTCGTCGCATTCGGCGAGGGTCGTTAACAGCTTCACTTCCGTAACCGGGAGCATCGCTTCGATCAAGCTCGGTATGCCATCGGAAATCGACAAGCTGCTCTGCATAAGCGGGGCGAGCACGAACTCGCCGATCTGCTCTTTGTCCACAAAGCCGTCCAGATATAACAGAACGGCGCTTAACGTCCCGCCTATTTTAAACCTGCGGAATACAGCATCGGCACATTGGCTGTAGCATTCTTGAAGCATGCGGACATTATGGTCCAAGTTGTTCGTAAGGGGCTGTTTCTTGGCCTGCTGCCCTCGTGGGTCTGCTTGCCCGCCGCCATTCTGATCGATGCGGGCTTCAGAGCGTTGTTTGAACCGCCGCATGACATGTCGCATAGGCTCGCCCCCTGTTGGATAGTGCTTCTATTTTGACCAAATTTATGGAAAATTATTTACTTGTTCCAAGGTGACGCCCACCCCGTCGCATGGAATGAAAAAGAAAAGAGCCGTGCCTCCCTTACGGAAGGGAAACCGGCTCTTCTCTCTGAATAACAACTGGCTATTGTCTCTCGTCCCTGCGCGCTTCCGCGGGGGTGCACCGTTATGATGATCTAAGATCCGTAACGCACCAAGGCATAATTCTTCTTGCCGCGGCGCAAGACGACGTACTTGCCGTGCAGCCTTTGATCCGCCTTGATGACCGAGTCGATCCCGCTCTGCTTACCGCCGTTGACATACACGGCTCCGCTCTCGATATCCTGCTTCGCTTGGCGGCGGGAAGGCGCAAGTCCTGCGGCCACAAGGAGATCGATCAAGCCGGTCTCCTCTTGTTCGTCCAGCAATGTCGTCGGCATATCCTGCAGCGCCTCGACAAGCTCGTCTTCGCTTAACTGCGTCACATCGCCGGAGAACAGCGCTTGCGTAATTTTTTCCGCGCTAACGACGGCATCCTCGCCATGGACAAGCCTGGTCACTTCACGGGCAAGCTCCCGCTGCGCGGCACGCTTCTCCGGCTGGTTCTTAAGCTCGGATTCCAGCTCCTCGATCTGCTCGCGGGTTAAGAAGGTGAAATATTTCAGAAACTTGATGACATCGTTATCGTCCGTATTGATCCAGAATTGATAGAATTGGTAAGCGGACGTCTTGCTGCGGTCGAGCCAGATTGCGCCGCTCTCCGATTTGCCGAACTTCTTCCCGTCGCTCTTCGTAACAAGCGGCATCGTCAGCCCGATGGCATGGCCTCCGCCCATCTTCCCGATTAAATCCAGACCGGCCGTAATATTGCCCCATTGATCGCTTCCGCCGATCTGCAGCGAGCAGCCGTATTCTTCGTGCAGCTTATGGAAGTCATATGCCTGCAGAACCATGTAGCTGAACTCGGTGAAGGAGATGCCCTGCGACAGTCTCGAATCGACGGAATCCTTCGCCAGCATGTAATTGACCGTAAAGTTCTTTCCCACATCGCGCAGGAACGTAATGACGTCAAGCGGCGCAATCCAATCGTAGTTGCTGACCAGCTTGGCTGGGTTCTCGTCCACTTCGAAGTCGAGAAAGCGGGACAGCTGACGCTTCAGGCTGTCGGTCCACTGGGCCACCGTATCCGTCGTATTGAGGGAGCGCTCCGTAGAACGTCCGCTCGGATCGCCGATCAGGCCCGTGCCTCCGCCGACAAGAGCAAGCGGAATATGTCCGGCCATCTGGAACCGGCGCAAGCAGAGAATCGGCAGCAGGCTGCCTATATGGAGGCTGTCGGCCGTCGGATCGAAGCCGCAGTATAGAACAATGCGCTCGTCTGAAAGCTTCTTAAGCAGACCGTCGCGGTCGGTGATTTGATAGATTAGACCCCGATATTCCAGATCGTCCAGCAAATCGGCGTTTATTGCGTTTACGGCTTCATTCGTCATTGAAAATTACTCCTCACATCGGATATAAAATTTGATTCATTTATACCCTTTTTCGCGTCATCGTGTCAATTTATTGCCTATGAGGCAAATTCATATCGAATCCGGGGCATCCATGCAGCCTGCTTTCATGAACGTTATATTCTGATGAAGGCCGTTCATTTCGAGAGGATTTTGTAATTTTATGTCGAAATTTGAAATGACAAATTCATGAAAAGCAGGTACACCTTATGCTGCGCACCCAGTCTATCAGAAACAAAAAGAAAATCAGTCTGACGGTTATGCTGCCTCTGCTGGTAACGTTCTCCATCCTGTTCTCGACCTTCATACTCATCTTCGTATCCTACCAGGCGGAGAAGAAGACGTTAATGAATACAACGCTCGAGCTTAATTATGTCAATGCGACAAAAATGAGCGATACGATAAACTCCTTATTCAAAGCGATGAAGCAGAGCTTGAAATCGACCGCTTCTTATATGTCGGCCAATACGTATAAATCGGCATCGGTCATTCTAGCGGAGCTGGATCTCATCCGCGGCAGCAGCAATTATTTCAACTCGCTTTTCTGGGCGGATGAGACGGGGCTGATTCATACCGTATCGCCCTCATCCATCGGCTTAGCCGGGCAAACGCTGTCCACGCCTGCTTCGAAGATCGCACTGGCCTTGCAGCAGCCCTATCTATCGGCTCCTTACATTGGGACGACCAACCGGCTCATCGTGCTCATGACCGAGCCGGTATTCGATTCGGAAGGCCGCTACCGCGGATTCATTGGCGGAACGATCTATCTTCAGGAAGCGAATGTCATCTATGACATATTCGGCTTGAATACCGACAATGAAACGGGATCCTATTTCTACATCGTCGGCCCTCAAGGGGACCTGATCTTCCATCCCGACCGTTCCCGCTTGGGCGAGGATGTCAGCGGCAATGATGTCGTACAGAAGCTGGCCCGCGGCGAAAGCGGCATGGAGCAGGTCGTGAACACCCGCGGCGTCTCGTATTTGGCCGGATTCTCGGCAGTCGCGGAGAATAACTGGGGCGTCATCATGCAGACGCCGGAATCGACCGTATACCGGCAATTGACTCTGCTTGTCCGGGAGCAGCTGCTTAACATGCTTGTTCCCGTCCTCCTTATGATGGCTGCGGCGATCTTCATCGCCATTAAGCTGGCTAAGCCGTTCGTGAAGCTGTCTGCGCTGGCTGCGCGGTTGTCGGATGGCGATGCTGTTTCGAAGAACGACTTCACCCCGCATTGGAACAAAGAGGCGAACCAGCTCAGCCATATCATGAGTCTTGCGGTCGAATCCGTTGAACGGCAGAAGGCAAGCCTTTCGCTGGCCGCGGCGACCGATCAATTGACCGGGCTGTACAATCGCAGAATGCTGGAAGAATCGATGAGGACGTGGCTGGTTCAAGGTATGCCCTTCTCCCTTATCGTGCTCGACATCGACCGCTTCAAATCGGTAAATGACCGCTTCGGGCACCAGACCGGGGACGAGGTTCTGAAGCATCTTGCCCGCGTCATGAGCGATTGTGTCCGGCTCGGCGATATTTGCTGCCGGTTTGGCGGAGAAGAATTCGTTATTCTGCTGCCGCAGGCCGCAAGCCAAACGACGCTGAAGATCGCCGAGGATATCCGCAGGACGATGGAAAGGGCCGTAAGTCCATGCGGCGAGCCGGTAACCGTCTCTCTGGGCATCGCAGAATATCCGCTGCACGCCGACAATGCCGATAAGCTGTTTCAGCTTGCCGACACAGCTCTGTATACGGCGAAGCATGAAGGCCGGAACAGGATCGTCGTCGCTGCCCCTGAGCTTGTCAGGTGAGACAAGCGCAGATTCCGCGTGATGCCAGTTGATACTGGTCTTCAATAAATCGGCCGTTCAGAAGTCCAGCCTTTGAAGCTTCATCTCTACCCCGGCCGATCAACCGATCCGGCGATTCTATTATAAAGCCCCGTTATACAGGGCCGTCTGCAAATTAAACGGGCGGCCCTTTCTTCGGGCATTTTTCTTGAGCTGCCGCGCTTCTAGCCAATCATTAATGGTTAGGTATCCGGGATCGGACATCAGATCCGTTATTTTTGATTTTCAGCGGCTTTTGCGAGAGTTGCGGACATGAGGGCCGTTATTAGTGCCAGAACGCTTCCGATTCATAGAATTTTGCTCTGCTAACGGAACCAATGTCCGCAAATGTTCGCATAATAATTCTGTTTGAAACATTAAGGTCTTCTATGTCCGCAACATTGAATACCCTCACCCGCTACCGGACTCGATGTGTCGTTGAACCGGTCCGGACTTCGGATCCCGCAACGATGCCTTTTCGCTATCAGGAGAGCACATAATCGCCCCTTCTGTCATATGATGCCACTAAGAGGTGAGTGGATTATCATGGCCTCATCTGATAAAAACAAAGCGAAGACGCCCTCGAACAGAAAAAATAATAAACCGAGCAATAATCGATCCCTATTCGATTCGCTTCAAGGCAACAATTTGGAGATTATCGTTGCCGCTCTCCTTTTGACGGGAAAGTTGAGAGTCGACGCTGTACAATTATTTAGACAAGCCACTATGATTGTCAGCCTGACTGGCAAATATACAACACTGACAAAAATGAATAATTCGAATGTCGATAAAATGATACGATTTCTAAACGATAACGGGGACATGACCATAGACGAAATTATTCAAGCATTCAAAAGCAAAACGGAGAAATAAAGGAAGGGTGATCGGTGTGGGGGGTAATAATGGAGCCTGTTTTGATGGAGAAAATTTTTCGGAATTAATAATCGTCGTTATCCTTGTCACATTGTTCTTCTTTGGTTCGAAGGACATTAAAAATCTTTCCGCGCAGCCTACACAGTAGTAAAAAGCTAAAAAACGATTGCGCTATCGTGTATTTTTCCGCCAAACCGCCGTTTGGGTTTTCTGCAAAGGGATGTTTCCATAGCTAATTGAGGCCGCTCATATGAGCGGTTATTTGCGATTTGGCATGTACTGCATGAATGGCCCATCGAAAGCCCGGCGTCTCCATATTCATGACTTGCGCCGGTGTTATATAATAGAATAGTCCCCCACCGGCCGCTCGATCTGCCGATCATATCGAACGTTAGGAGAATACATATGGACATGATAGAACTACCCCTTGATTTAATCGATGAAGATACCGATCAGCCCCGTTATCAATTTGACGAAGAGGCTCTGCAGGAATTAATGCAAAGTATTGAGGAAATCGGCTTGCTGTCTCCGATCAAAGTGCGGACGATGGATGGCGGCCGATATAAGATCATTTATGGCAACCGCCGCTACAAGGCTTGCAAGACGCTCGGCCTTCGCAAGATTCCATGCATCGTATCCACCGTAACGAACGAGCTGGACATCTATTTGGAGCAGATTGCGGAGAACTTGACGAGGGAAGGCTTCTCCCCGATCGAGGAGGCGGAAGCCTTCAACAAGCTGCTGAACGATCCGAAGTTTACCAGCTCGACCAAATATCTCTCCAGCAAATTAGGCAAGCCGGAAGCCTATATTAAAAATAAAATCGAGCTGCTGAAGTTCGGCCAGGCGGTCAAGAAGCTGATTGTCGGCGGTACGGAAATCAAGAAGGGCCGGCTGACGGAGGAGCAGCTCCTCCCTATTAAAGATTTGCCGATGGAGCACCGGGATCCGCTGGCCATGATTATAGCCAGAGACGAGCTGCCTGTAAGCGACGTGAAGAAGATCTCCCGCTTATTCAAGGATAAAGACATTTCAAGCGGCACGAAGGACAAGCTGCTGTACAAATCAGGGCGCGATCTGCTGGAAACCTGGTCGGTATATGAACAGAACCGGGCGGAACGCGCGAAGCCAGCAGCGCCCAAGGCAGCGGCCGTCAAAGAGAAGAAGCAAGAGCAGGCGGCAGCCGCGGCGGCGCCGAAGCAATCCGCCGCTTCATCCCTGGAAAGCACGCTTAAGGGATTGCTGGCTGCTATTCCGGCTCACAGCCCTTTATCTCCCGAGGTTATGCTCACTCATGAAGCTATTCTGCCAGCCGATCGGGTAAGCTTCGAGCATGATGTCGATCAGCTTATCCAGAATCTTCAGAACCATCTGGAGGAATGGAAGAAGATCAAGGAGCTTGCCGGCTCCTCCTCCTCCAACGTTAGCGTATAAACAACTCGATTATAGGGATTGCTCCCAGTATCGCCGGACATGGAGCAGTC carries:
- the tyrS gene encoding tyrosine--tRNA ligase, which translates into the protein MTNEAVNAINADLLDDLEYRGLIYQITDRDGLLKKLSDERIVLYCGFDPTADSLHIGSLLPILCLRRFQMAGHIPLALVGGGTGLIGDPSGRSTERSLNTTDTVAQWTDSLKRQLSRFLDFEVDENPAKLVSNYDWIAPLDVITFLRDVGKNFTVNYMLAKDSVDSRLSQGISFTEFSYMVLQAYDFHKLHEEYGCSLQIGGSDQWGNITAGLDLIGKMGGGHAIGLTMPLVTKSDGKKFGKSESGAIWLDRSKTSAYQFYQFWINTDDNDVIKFLKYFTFLTREQIEELESELKNQPEKRAAQRELAREVTRLVHGEDAVVSAEKITQALFSGDVTQLSEDELVEALQDMPTTLLDEQEETGLIDLLVAAGLAPSRRQAKQDIESGAVYVNGGKQSGIDSVIKADQRLHGKYVVLRRGKKNYALVRYGS
- a CDS encoding sensor domain-containing diguanylate cyclase; translated protein: MLRTQSIRNKKKISLTVMLPLLVTFSILFSTFILIFVSYQAEKKTLMNTTLELNYVNATKMSDTINSLFKAMKQSLKSTASYMSANTYKSASVILAELDLIRGSSNYFNSLFWADETGLIHTVSPSSIGLAGQTLSTPASKIALALQQPYLSAPYIGTTNRLIVLMTEPVFDSEGRYRGFIGGTIYLQEANVIYDIFGLNTDNETGSYFYIVGPQGDLIFHPDRSRLGEDVSGNDVVQKLARGESGMEQVVNTRGVSYLAGFSAVAENNWGVIMQTPESTVYRQLTLLVREQLLNMLVPVLLMMAAAIFIAIKLAKPFVKLSALAARLSDGDAVSKNDFTPHWNKEANQLSHIMSLAVESVERQKASLSLAAATDQLTGLYNRRMLEESMRTWLVQGMPFSLIVLDIDRFKSVNDRFGHQTGDEVLKHLARVMSDCVRLGDICCRFGGEEFVILLPQAASQTTLKIAEDIRRTMERAVSPCGEPVTVSLGIAEYPLHADNADKLFQLADTALYTAKHEGRNRIVVAAPELVR
- a CDS encoding ParB/RepB/Spo0J family partition protein, with product MIELPLDLIDEDTDQPRYQFDEEALQELMQSIEEIGLLSPIKVRTMDGGRYKIIYGNRRYKACKTLGLRKIPCIVSTVTNELDIYLEQIAENLTREGFSPIEEAEAFNKLLNDPKFTSSTKYLSSKLGKPEAYIKNKIELLKFGQAVKKLIVGGTEIKKGRLTEEQLLPIKDLPMEHRDPLAMIIARDELPVSDVKKISRLFKDKDISSGTKDKLLYKSGRDLLETWSVYEQNRAERAKPAAPKAAAVKEKKQEQAAAAAAPKQSAASSLESTLKGLLAAIPAHSPLSPEVMLTHEAILPADRVSFEHDVDQLIQNLQNHLEEWKKIKELAGSSSSNVSV